From a region of the Arvicanthis niloticus isolate mArvNil1 chromosome 6, mArvNil1.pat.X, whole genome shotgun sequence genome:
- the Mrnip gene encoding MRN complex-interacting protein: MAPAQQSRVLRCCSCHIFQAHQVKKSLKWTCKACGEKQSFVRAYGEGSGADCRRHVQKLNLLQGQVSELSLRSVEETVNVSEEENSGPQQAEDGSQQALSEPLKSRWLKYLDKGCEDQELGRGRPALKTQLSASAEWPSLPCSPAQPRKRKWSQSTGQPTHCLHVQSVDSAEDSFEHQDSTGLYGTEQQGISPALSTSNHIRELGFPRWKLPSPVMQVNAPSSKWARFLLSPGNSPRVDGKPSSPLQEGTRLADPAQAEQGTVETKTPGGHFNRAPATVKPPQTTHTTIPQLNRPDRKTPEQPKAMGTPQADGRPLAQGTQKAAPFQLHNLFTSGEDFDDDL, translated from the exons ATGGCGCCGGCTCAGCAGTCTCGGGTTCTACGGTGCTGCAGCTGTCACATCTTTCAGGCGCATCAG GTGAAGAAGAGTCTCAAATGGACATGCAAAGCTTGTGGAGAGAAGCAGTCTTTTGTGCGG gcTTATGGTGAAGGCTCTGGTGCTGACTGTAGACGCCATGTCCAAAAGCTAAATCTGCTGCAAGGACAAGTGTCAGAGCTGTCACTCAG GTCTGTGGAGGAAACGGTTAATGTCAGTGAAGAGGAGAATTCAGGCCCTCAACAGGCTGAGGATGGGAGTCAGCAG GCACTGTCTGAGCCCCTCAAGTCCCGTTGGCTGAAGTATCTGGACAAGGGCtgtgaggaccaggagctgggcagAGGAAGACCAGCTCTTAAGACACAGCTTTCAGCCAGTGCTGAGTGGCCAAGTCTACCCTGCAGTCCAGCTCAACCCAGGAAGAG GAAATGGAGTCAGAGCACAGGGCAGCCTACACACTGCCTGCATGTCCAGAGtgtagacagtgctgaggacagctTTGAACACCAG GACTCCACTGGCCTGTACGGGACAGAGCAGCAAGGCATCAGCCCTGCCCTCAGTACTTCGAACCACATCAGGGAGCTGGGTTTTCCTAGGTGGAAACTACCAAGTCCTGTCATGCAAGTTAATGCCCCATCTTCTAAATGGGCACGATTTCTCCTGTCACCTGGGAACAGTCCACGAGTAGATGGGAAACCATCAAGTCCTCTGCAGGAGGGCACCAGGCTAGCTGACCCAGCACAAGCTGAGCAAGGAACTGTTGAGACCAAGACTCCAGGGGGCCACTTCAACAGGGCCCCTGCCACCGTCAAGCCTCCTCAAACCACTCACACTACCATCCCACAGCTGAACAGGCCTGACAGAAAGACCCCAGAGCAGCCAAAGGCCATGGGGACTCCTCAAGCAGATGGTAGGCCTTTGGCTCAAGGAACCCAGAAGGCTGCACCCTTCCAACTGCACAACCTCTTTACAAGCGGAGAGGACTTTGATGATGATCTGTAG